Below is a genomic region from Salvelinus fontinalis isolate EN_2023a chromosome 2, ASM2944872v1, whole genome shotgun sequence.
ATCTCGCTGGGGAGGGAGTTAGAGTGCCCAGGCCAGGGGCTGCTGTCTATGGCCAGGGCAGCAGGGCTGTTGTTGTTGCCAGTGCCATGGGTGGGGAAGAAGGGAATGTAGGGGATtgcaggaaacagcaaagggctgCCCGGGGGGCTCTCATCCAGGGGCATGGGGAAGCCCACATCATCTGTGTCCCACACGTGGAAAGCATTGTGGGTCAGGACTATGGGGGGGTGTCTGGCAATGAAGCACTCCGGATTTCTGTTCTTCTCTAGGTCCTCCTCAGTGGGGCCAAGAAGACATTCTGATGAAAGGGGTAAACAGAGGGGACACTGGAGATAAGTACATTTGCTTCAGGACTGGTGCCCCTGATCATCTCTGTGTTAGCTAGTCATGTTACCATTTTGCATAGAAAAGCTTAGGCTTATGCCTATTTGACACAAGTTATTTGGTACACTTATACACTTATACATTGCGATGGATCAGCCTAACAACTACATAGATTACTTACATTTCCACCTGATTTTCGAACATTTTAAGTTCATACCTGTTATATCAAGGGCCAGGTCCTTGATCAGATGTCCAACTATAGCATAGGCGACTCCTACCACTACCAGTGCTGCAATCAGCAGGTAGACCACTGCCTTTGGCAACGGAATGAGGTCCCGGACTGCCGGCTTATACTCCTTGTACAGCGGGTCTTCCGTCCCGACTAGTACGTCGAATTTGTAGACTAGTGGGGAAGCATGTGCCTCATCATTGAAATTAAAACTGGTGAAATTGAGGTCATTCATTATGGAAAAGTAGCCTAAGCGATATAGCTCTAATGATGATAAACGCGCTGATGTCCGGAGATGaggcaatccccccccccccccaacaccaaGACAAGGACTTGATTGGTGGTGATTCTTGTATCCGTGCAACACTCAAGTCTCAACTTCTTTGATGTCTCCGTTCGAATGATCCTAAAAGGGATTGAAAAGCATGAAACATGTATATATGTTAATATCTCAGTGGAGTTGGAGGTGAACACAACTCCACCAAATATAGTTTTAATTTATGGAGATATTACTTCCAAACGATTTCAATACCATTTTGACAGTACAAGCGTTAGCTGCTTACCTTGATTTCGGACGACTGCTGTTTTGATTAAACTGGCTTTGCTTagatcttcttcttttttttttaaggtcCCTAAATGGGAGAAAAAACTTTTGGATATCTATCTGAAATTAATTTCCATGTTCATAAGTCAGTCCCCATGGAGTTTTCCTTTGACGCGCTTCTTTgtcatccctctgtctctgtccttggTTCTGAAATGAACCCAACCAATTTTCACGCTGTCGTAAACAGTAGTTTTCCAAGACCGCCCACTGTTCATCACTCAAGGGATAAACTTTATCCCGCCTCCACTTAAACAGCCAACCTGTATCAGCTAGATGTAGTTGATAATGTTCCCTTAATTCTATAGTTGATGGATTTATATTACCAAGAAATGTTGTCTCCTTAAATGTACTAAGGACGCATGGCGTGGAGATCATGCCAATTAGAACCTTTACAGGAGATAGTTAATCGACACACGATCACATGTAGTGGACGAATTTGTTTAATCCATGTTGTTTATGAAATATTGTAGACATCTTCATATTCAATATAAGCCTACTTTCATCTTTGAAACATGTAGTTGTTCATCTCCACTAGATTATTTTAGAGGGAATATACTTCTCCACTGGGAATAATTCAGGGCACAGCCCTGCCCTTTGACCTTTAATGCTTTCCCACCATAGACTGGATTAACTGCTAGTTTCACTAGCAGTGCTAATTGTTAGCAGATTTTGCAACTCATCCTCATGAGCCAAATCCTAACTGGAAATAAGCATATAGTTCATGGCCTCAATGTGTCAATATAGACTGTCCCTatcaaataaatacattattattaggcTACTTGTTAAAACGAATAATTTCTACCAAAATAGGAGCTACACTGGTTCATGTTCAGTGACTGACTTCTATTTCCTTAGGTAGAGAGCAGGCCTGGGCATGTATGGGATTTATCTGTTTCATAATTCCCCATTTCAAAGCAGCAGTAGACATGCAAAGAAGCAGAATCTGAAGAGATTAGAGGTTTTATTCCCTTTATGAGACAAGCCTTTATCTGCCCACCCCATGTCCCTCATTTCCTGATGGATTTAAACTGCTAGAGCCACTGGAATACCTCCAGAGATGATCTCCTGAACTTTGAGAACGTTTTGTTCTGTTGgctcaatatatctacatattgCAACAGAACGCGGACCTATTCTCAAATTGTGAATGCTTCATGTACGTGTGTATGTGAATGCACATGCCACGTGCTTTCGTTatttttcacaaaagtagtgcactgggcctttactagtcgtGTTTTAGCGGACAGatatagccccccccccctttctgcaTGCCTGTAGACTATCTGTGCAGAGATGTTTGAGAGATGTTGGGGCTGGAATTCCAGTTTGCGAATCACTTCTTTCACATGGAAGCCTCTAAATAAATGAAAGAGAATGCACATCAGACACACCTAGTAGGCTATGGTATTTTGAGATATAAAGGATGTTAGGCCGAGATTCAATCCTTCAAGCCTTCAATCCTTTCGGCTATGCACCTTTGAAAGGAAATGTTTCTGCGTTCGCAGAGACTACATTcaaggtaaacgctgcatatttTGGCTGAactggaaattacctttaaatgtcaaGTGCGCTATAACATGGATCTTCCATGGTCCGGATTGAATCTGCTTTACTCAGAATGGAACTGAAAGGACACTGCATGGGTTAAATTACCACTGAGCCCCTGCCAGGACAAATCACTGTGTAGATGACCCAGCCAAAGACACATTTTCCAGTGTTTGCTATGGAATTATTGCAATACAACACCGCTCATCTATCAGTTTGACCCAGACACTGCGTCAAAGTCGCCAAAGCAGATTAAGCTACTGCACATGTGCAGCATGATAGTTCTATTGAGCCTATATCTTCCTGTCTGTCACACCATCTCCTCTGCATCTTCCTGTTCACCCTTCTGATGTTAGGTGTTTGTCTATCCTAGGAACTGCCTTACATGAAATTCAGCCCTTAGTTTGACTTTGTTTTAACTTCTTCCTGTCTCCTCCTTTTCTCTTTATTTCAGTTTGCTGATCACTTCTGTTTAAATCCCACTGGCATTACCTCAGTAGGCCTAATCCCCAGATATCAAAACATTTCCACAATGGCTGAGCTCAGATGGATGCACTTTAAAGTTTGTTTGATCACACAAAGTTCATCCTGAAAATACCCCGTCTCTGGTGctctatctacagttgaagtcggaagtttacatacacttaggttggagtcattaaaactcatttttcaaccactccacaaatttcttgtcaacaaactatagttttggcaagttggttaggactactttgtgcatgacacaagtaattttccaacaattgtttacagacagactagttcacttacaattcactgtatcacaattccagtgggtcagaagtttacatacactaagttgactgtgcctttaaacagcttggaaaattccagaaaatgatgtcatggctttagcagcttctgataggctaattgacataatttgagtcaattggaggtgtacctgtggatgtatttcaaggcctaccttcaaacccagtgcctctttgcttgacatcatggggaaatcaaaagaaatcagccaagacctcagaaaaaaattgtagacttctacaagtctggttcatccttgggaccaatttccctgaaggtaccacgttcatctgtacaaacaatagtatgcaagcataaagaccatgggaccacgcagccgtcataccgctcaggaaggagacgcgttctgtctcctagagatgaacatactttggtgcgaaaggtgcaaatcaatcccagaacgacagcaaaggaccttgtgaagatgctggaggaaataggtaaaaaagtatctctatccacagtaaaacgagtcccatatcgacataacctgaaaggccattcaacaagaaagaagccactgctccaaaaccaccattaaaaagccagactatggtttgcaactgcacatggcgacaaagatcttactttttggagaaatgttgtctggtctgatgaaacaaaaaaagaactgtttggccataatgaccatcgttatgtttggaggaaaaagggggaggcttgcaagcagaagaacaccatcccaaccgtaaagcacgggggtggcagcatcatgttgtgggggtgctttgctgcaggggggacttgtgcacttcacaaaatagatggtgtaGCGGGTCTTACATGTACCACAGGAGAACCAAGAAATGAAGAGCGATACCACGGCTGTCTTTTTGGCTTTTATGTTGATCTGCAATAGTATTGtgaaaagacaggacaggaacacatcagtctccaatgcaccatctgacaagttgttctttctctctgtgttttctcggACTGAGGAGAACGGGAGCTACGGGTGGTACCAGGGTGTTAGTAGGAGACGCAAGCACCcagatgaaataaaatacatttaatgaaaCACAACCTGAAGATGTTAACATGTAGCTACCCTTTTTCAAGGGTGTAACACCTACCTAACATCAACAGGCAGCCCCAGTAACGCAACAATTAAAAATAGACACCAAAAGTAAAGTTCCTGGCAATCATATCGATCTGACTCCCCCCTTCTGTCTGAACTTGGAATATTCCTGTTCGCGGGCTTTGGCCACTGACCCTCAACCTGGTTGTTctgttctgcgttgtgtactatTCTAATAATTTGAAGTTTGATGGGATAACCTTTTTAACTCTCCTacaatggcatcatgagggaggaaaattatgtggatatattgaagcaacatctcaagacatcagctaggaagttaaagcttggtcgcaaatgggtcttccaaatgaacaatgaccccaagcatacctccaaagttgtggcaaaatggcttaaggacaacaaagtcaaggtattggagtggccatcacaaagccctgacctcaatcccatagagaatatgtgggcagagctgaaaaagagtgtgtgagcaaggaggcctacaaacctgactcagttacaccagttctgtcaggaggaatgggccaaaattcacccaacttattgtgggaagcttgtggaaggcaacccgaaatgtttgatccaagttaaacaatttaaaggcaatgctaccaaatactaaaggAGTGTATGTGATAAAAGAATGAgtgaatgtgataaaagaaagaaatcatactctctactattattctgacatttcacattcttaaaataaagtgttgatcctaactgacctaatacagggcatttttactaggatgaaatgtcaagaattgtgaaaactgagtttaattgtaactttatttggctaaggtgtatgtaaacttctgatgtCGACTGTAAATGTTTTTCTCCCAATGGTTTGACCAGACCCCAGCCTCACACTTTACAATTCATTTGAATATGTCATATGTTTGAtgataaaatgtgtttttttgatAATTATTTTAAAGAATATGCATTAAATTATTCAAAATGCGTGTCGGTGCATTATACAGTATTGTTCCAAGTCTACATTGACAACAACTAACCAGTTCACAGCACGTGTCCTCCAGAACCCGTTTTTCGCGCGCAATTTTCGAGGTGTGCAGACAGTTCTGACGAAAACTTTTATGACACAGTGCActgaataatatatttttttttggtaAGTAGCCAGCAAcagtattttgttgttttcaATGGAGTTTCGATAAATATTCCTAATATTTTGGTTACCACCACATGGTTTTACCCTTGGCACAACTCGAGACTGGACACTATTTGGTTTTGTCATGATCAGATCAGTCTGAAGTGTTAGCTTTATGCCTAGCTAGGCTGGCTGGCCAGCATAGCCCAATGTAACGTTAAAGTAGTTAAGTCAGAGAAGGTTAGAGAAAGTGGTTTGGTTGAGTTGTTGCAGAACTATCTAACTTCCATACCGGTTGCATTTATTTTTCCTATGTAACATTTTGCTCATAGAAAATGTCCCAGCTCTTCTTTGGAAAGCCAGCACATACCTTTCAGTCTACACCAAAACTTTGTCATCATCATCCCTCATCACCCAAGGTAAATGAAGGAAAATATGAGACTGTCCAGCTCAACTCTGAATGACTGAGATCTTGCACCTTTGAATCCTTTGCTACTTATTTTTGACAACTGTACACGTTGTCAATGTATATTAGAGGGATCAGAAAATGTTATGGTTTGATTGACATTTCTCCCTGTATCCTTAGGACCCTGAACAAGGACATGGGCCAGACCAGGACATCCCTGATGAGACATTTTCGTTTGTGACACTGGACGAAAGCCATGGACAGCAAAGGTATGGAGTTACTGGGTTTAAAGTATTATTCATTATGTGTTCTGTTAAGTATTTAACGTTGATTTTGTTATGGAAGTGAGGACTCCGGCATCGACATTTCAAACATCTCCAATAGACGTGACGTACACAACAGTACTTCCAGCGAGCTCCCAGGTGAGGAGGCTACGACTGTTCTCAGTTCAACGATAGAGGAGATAGGGAAGAAGGCCCAGGATCTGATAGAGCGAATCAACCAGAGCCGAGCCATGGACCAGGAAATCATGACCACCTTCGAGAACAAGTTAATGAATAAGGTATCACTGTCCTACTGTTGAGTAAAAAGCACATGGTCAAATTTTTTGGTAGTTAAAAAAAGAATGCTTTTAGATTACGAGTCTGTGACTAGTGCGCGTGTGGGTTCCCTCCCCCCCCAGGTGAGTGAGGTGTGCCAGCAGGTGAAGGAGCAGATGTTCAGCAGCTATGAGGAACATGGCCGTGGGATGGAGGCCAATCTGCAGGAGCTGTCCGAGGTGCTGGAGAGGTGCAGTCAGCTCAGCATGGAGCTACAGGGAGCCAGTCAGACCTTATCAGCCATCAACAACAGCCTGCAGCAGACAGCTGAGAACTGACATCTACCCAgccattaatttattttaactgcCTCATAGCATCCCAACTTCTGGGAGGTCTGGA
It encodes:
- the LOC129867414 gene encoding synaptonemal complex central element protein 2-like; this encodes MSQLFFGKPAHTFQSTPKLCHHHPSSPKDPEQGHGPDQDIPDETFSFVTLDESHGQQSEDSGIDISNISNRRDVHNSTSSELPGEEATTVLSSTIEEIGKKAQDLIERINQSRAMDQEIMTTFENKLMNKVSEVCQQVKEQMFSSYEEHGRGMEANLQELSEVLERCSQLSMELQGASQTLSAINNSLQQTAEN